One window of the Pseudomonas knackmussii B13 genome contains the following:
- a CDS encoding Lrp/AsnC family transcriptional regulator: MADIDRTDLKILRALADDGRLSWRDLAQKIGLSLTPTLRRVRRLEEEHYIQGYFAQLDEERLSGAMSVFVSVTLEKQTGDYLARFEESIVQAPQVMSCFQMTGDADYMLRVVVKDLAAYQAFLTTTLTQIPGVAGIKSAFALKSVLKRSAPPV; encoded by the coding sequence ATGGCCGACATAGACCGCACCGACCTCAAGATCCTCCGCGCGCTGGCCGATGACGGCCGCCTGAGCTGGCGCGACCTGGCGCAGAAGATCGGCCTGTCGCTCACCCCGACCCTGCGCCGGGTGCGTCGCCTCGAAGAGGAGCACTACATCCAGGGCTACTTCGCGCAACTCGACGAGGAACGCCTCTCCGGCGCCATGAGCGTGTTCGTCTCGGTGACCCTGGAGAAGCAGACCGGCGACTACCTGGCGCGCTTCGAGGAAAGCATCGTCCAGGCGCCCCAGGTGATGAGCTGCTTCCAGATGACCGGCGATGCCGACTACATGCTGCGCGTGGTGGTCAAGGACCTGGCCGCCTACCAGGCCTTCCTCACCACCACCCTGACGCAGATTCCCGGCGTCGCCGGGATCAAGTCGGCCTTCGCCCTGAAGTCGGTGCTCAAGCGTTCGGCGCCGCCGGTCTGA
- a CDS encoding 3-methyl-2-oxobutanoate dehydrogenase (2-methylpropanoyl-transferring) subunit alpha, whose translation MTDYAPLKLHVPEPTGRPGCKTDFSYLHLSPAGEVRKPAVEVEPAQTADLAYSLVRVLDDSGNAVGPWDPQLSHEQLLRGMRVMLKTRIFDARMLTAQRQKKMSFYMQCLGEEAIATAHTMALRDGDMTFPTYRQQGILITRDYPLKDMICQLLSNEQDPLKGRQLPIMYSSREKGFFSISGNLATQFIQAVGWGMASAIKGDTKIASAWIGDGATAESDFHTALTFAHVYRAPVILNVVNNQWAISTFQAIAGGEGTTFANRGVGCGIASLRVDGNDFLAVYAASLWAAERARRGHGPSLIEWVTYRAGPHSTSDDPSKYRPADDWTNFPLGDPIARLKQHMVGLGIWSDEQHEALQKELEAEVIAAQKEAERHGSLVDGHVFSAASMFDDVYKDLPEHLRRQRQELGV comes from the coding sequence ATGACCGATTACGCCCCCCTGAAACTGCACGTGCCGGAGCCCACCGGGCGGCCGGGTTGCAAGACCGATTTCTCCTACCTGCACCTGTCCCCCGCCGGTGAAGTGCGCAAGCCCGCCGTCGAGGTCGAGCCGGCGCAGACCGCCGACCTCGCCTACAGCCTGGTGCGGGTTCTCGATGACTCTGGCAACGCGGTAGGCCCCTGGGACCCGCAGCTCAGCCATGAGCAGCTGCTGCGCGGCATGCGGGTGATGCTCAAGACGCGCATCTTCGACGCGCGCATGCTCACCGCGCAGCGCCAGAAGAAGATGTCCTTCTACATGCAGTGCCTGGGCGAGGAAGCCATCGCCACCGCCCACACCATGGCCCTGCGCGACGGCGACATGACCTTCCCGACCTATCGCCAGCAAGGCATCCTCATCACCCGCGACTACCCGCTCAAGGACATGATCTGCCAGCTGCTTTCCAACGAGCAGGACCCGCTCAAGGGCCGCCAGCTGCCGATCATGTATTCCAGCCGCGAGAAGGGCTTCTTCTCCATCTCCGGCAACCTCGCTACCCAGTTCATCCAGGCGGTCGGCTGGGGCATGGCCTCGGCGATCAAGGGCGATACCAAGATCGCCTCGGCCTGGATCGGCGACGGCGCCACCGCCGAGTCGGACTTCCACACCGCGCTGACCTTCGCCCACGTGTACCGTGCGCCGGTGATCCTCAACGTGGTCAACAACCAATGGGCGATCTCCACCTTCCAGGCCATCGCCGGCGGTGAAGGCACCACCTTTGCCAACCGTGGCGTGGGCTGCGGCATCGCTTCGCTGCGGGTCGACGGCAATGACTTCCTCGCCGTCTACGCCGCCTCGCTGTGGGCCGCCGAGCGCGCCCGCCGTGGCCATGGCCCAAGCCTGATCGAATGGGTCACCTACCGTGCCGGCCCGCACTCCACCTCGGACGATCCGTCCAAGTACCGCCCGGCTGACGACTGGACCAACTTCCCGCTGGGCGACCCGATCGCGCGGCTGAAGCAGCACATGGTCGGCCTCGGCATCTGGTCGGACGAGCAGCACGAAGCGCTGCAGAAGGAACTCGAGGCCGAGGTGATCGCCGCGCAGAAAGAGGCCGAGCGCCACGGCTCGCTGGTGGACGGCCATGTCTTCAGCGCCGCCAGCATGTTCGACGACGTCTACAAGGACCTGCCGGAACACCTGCGCCGGCAGCGCCAGGAGCTCGGGGTATGA
- a CDS encoding alpha-ketoacid dehydrogenase subunit beta, whose product MNAMNPQHENAQAVTSMTMIQALRSAMDVMLERDDNVVVFGQDVGYFGGVFRCTEGLQKKYGTSRVFDAPISESGIIGAAVGMCAYGLRPVVEIQFADYVYPATDQLISEAARIRYRSVNDFSAPMVVRMPCGGGIYGGQTHSQSPEAMFTQVCGLRTVMPSNPYDAKGLLISCIENDDPVIFLEPKRIYNGPFDGHHDRPVTPWSKHPQSQVPEGYYRVPLDKAAIARPGSELTVLTYGTTVYVAQTAAEETGIDAEVIDLRSLWPLDLDTIVASVKKTGRCVIVHEATRTCGFGAELMSLVQENCFHHLEAPIVRVTGWDTPYPHAQEWDYFPGPARVGAAFKRAMEV is encoded by the coding sequence ATGAATGCCATGAATCCGCAACACGAGAACGCCCAGGCGGTCACCAGCATGACCATGATCCAGGCGCTGCGCTCGGCGATGGACGTGATGCTCGAACGCGACGACAACGTCGTGGTGTTCGGTCAGGACGTCGGCTACTTCGGCGGCGTGTTCCGCTGCACCGAGGGGCTGCAGAAGAAGTACGGCACCTCGCGGGTGTTCGACGCGCCGATTTCCGAGAGCGGCATCATCGGCGCCGCCGTCGGCATGTGCGCCTACGGCCTGCGCCCGGTGGTGGAAATCCAGTTCGCCGACTACGTCTACCCGGCCACCGACCAGCTGATCTCGGAGGCCGCGCGCATCCGCTACCGCTCGGTGAACGACTTCAGCGCGCCCATGGTGGTTCGCATGCCCTGCGGCGGCGGCATCTACGGCGGGCAGACCCACAGCCAGAGCCCGGAGGCGATGTTCACCCAGGTCTGCGGCCTGCGCACGGTGATGCCGTCCAACCCGTACGACGCCAAGGGCCTGCTGATCTCCTGCATCGAGAACGACGATCCGGTGATCTTCCTGGAGCCCAAGCGCATCTATAACGGCCCCTTCGACGGCCACCACGACCGCCCGGTGACGCCCTGGTCGAAGCACCCGCAGAGCCAGGTTCCCGAAGGCTACTACCGCGTGCCGTTGGACAAGGCTGCGATCGCCCGCCCGGGTTCGGAACTGACCGTGCTGACCTACGGCACCACCGTCTACGTGGCCCAGACCGCCGCCGAGGAAACCGGCATCGACGCCGAGGTCATCGACCTGCGCAGCCTCTGGCCGCTGGACCTGGACACCATAGTCGCCTCGGTGAAGAAGACCGGCCGCTGCGTGATCGTCCATGAGGCCACCCGCACCTGCGGTTTCGGCGCCGAGCTGATGTCCCTGGTGCAGGAGAACTGCTTCCACCACCTGGAAGCGCCCATCGTCCGCGTGACCGGCTGGGACACCCCCTACCCGCATGCCCAGGAATGGGATTACTTCCCCGGCCCCGCTCGCGTCGGCGCGGCCTTCAAGCGTGCCATGGAGGTCTGA